The Sphingobacteriaceae bacterium genome includes the window TCATAATAAACCTATTGTACAATCAGAGTATGCTTATTACTTATGTGATAGAGACAGTAATGGTCAAGTAGATTACTTAGACGAAATAATGCCGTGGACTCGCAGGCAAGCATGGAATATTGCAATGAGCGGAAGTTATTTTATTACAGGATTTGGTGCAACTGTGTTGGGCGGGTTAAGACACGATTGGGCTTTTACTGATATGAATCATCAAAGATATGATGATTGGGAAGAGCAGGTCGGTTATATAAAAACATTTTTTGAGGATTTGGAATACTGGAGGTTAACACCCAATGACGCTTTAATAACAAGTGGAACAGGGACTCATCACGCATTATATGAGGTCAATTCTGTTTACATTATTTATGCCTATAATGAGGTCATTTCATTTCAAGTTGATTTAAGTGATGCCGAAGGTTCATATGAGGGAAAACGGTTCGACCCAAGAACCGGTAATTCAACTTCGCTAGGTTCTTATATTGGAGGTGATACAATTACCATTTCTGTACCTGATACCAATGACTATTGTTATAAATTTACCAGAATTTAACTGGAACGTGGTTTATATTCGGAAAATGATTTTGTTAAGGTAGTCACAATTACCATAAAATCGCATTCACTTTGGCCTTAGTCTCAAAATCCATAATAAATTGAAAACGAGAATTCCTTTATTTGCTTATCATTAAACGAACCATCGTTTTGCTCACTGGATATATTTGTCGACTTAAATCTGGATTCAATATTCAGTTCGTGCAATAATTCATATTTCAAATTAAGACCAAAATATTTATAGTTATTTCTTAAGCCAAATAAAAAGTCGGGTTGATAATTATCTGTGTACTGATCACTATAATCCGAGCTCCCCCTTCG containing:
- a CDS encoding DUF4038 domain-containing protein, yielding MRDWENFGSQDDRVRYLRYIVGRYSAYNIYWILAGEYDEAPSIDFNSLGTQLARHDPHDRMIAVHTTHSSEEFADASWSGFGDYQQRYYDLENLHAFALASRDHNKPIVQSEYAYYLCDRDSNGQVDYLDEIMPWTRRQAWNIAMSGSYFITGFGATVLGGLRHDWAFTDMNHQRYDDWEEQVGYIKTFFEDLEYWRLTPNDALITSGTGTHHALYEVNSVYIIYAYNEVISFQVDLSDAEGSYEGKRFDPRTGNSTSLGSYIGGDTITISVPDTNDYCYKFTRI